In the Aneurinibacillus soli genome, one interval contains:
- a CDS encoding electron transfer flavoprotein subunit alpha/FixB family protein has product MSKKILAIAEARDGNLRNVSFEVLAAAKRVAGGGEVVAAVLGSDAAKYVEALGQHGAAKVYVVTNSELDTYTTDAYAQALRQVVDAVQPDAIFMPHTAIGKDAAPRLAARLGLGLVSDAINVELDGDAIVFTRPIYAGKAFEKKKMVSGTAFATIRPNNIPAEEAGASAAEQVDFTAEIKDLRTIVKDIVRKTAGGVDLSEAKVVVSGGRGVKSVDGFKPLQELADVLGGAVGASRGACDAEYCDYSLQIGQTGKVVTPDLYIAAGISGAIQHLAGMSSSKVIVAINKDPEAPIFQVADYGIVGDLFEVVPLLTEEFKKVLVQA; this is encoded by the coding sequence ATGAGTAAAAAAATTCTTGCAATTGCAGAAGCACGTGATGGTAACCTGCGTAACGTATCATTTGAGGTGCTTGCGGCAGCGAAGCGCGTAGCAGGTGGCGGGGAAGTAGTAGCTGCTGTATTAGGAAGCGATGCAGCGAAATATGTAGAAGCACTCGGTCAGCATGGTGCTGCTAAAGTATATGTAGTAACGAATAGTGAACTTGACACATACACAACAGATGCATACGCACAGGCGCTTCGTCAGGTAGTAGATGCGGTGCAACCGGATGCAATCTTCATGCCGCATACAGCGATCGGTAAAGATGCGGCTCCGCGTCTTGCAGCTCGTCTTGGTCTTGGTCTTGTATCGGATGCGATCAATGTGGAACTGGACGGAGATGCGATTGTGTTCACACGTCCAATCTATGCAGGGAAAGCATTCGAGAAGAAAAAAATGGTATCCGGTACAGCTTTTGCAACCATTCGTCCGAACAATATTCCGGCGGAAGAAGCGGGCGCATCTGCAGCGGAACAGGTTGATTTTACAGCTGAAATCAAAGACCTGCGCACGATCGTAAAAGATATTGTCCGTAAAACAGCGGGCGGCGTAGACTTGTCTGAAGCTAAAGTAGTAGTGTCCGGCGGTCGCGGTGTTAAATCCGTGGACGGGTTCAAGCCGCTTCAGGAACTTGCTGACGTTCTTGGTGGTGCAGTTGGTGCATCCCGTGGTGCGTGCGACGCTGAATACTGCGATTACTCGCTCCAGATCGGCCAAACAGGTAAAGTAGTAACACCAGATCTGTATATTGCAGCAGGCATTTCCGGTGCGATCCAACACTTGGCAGGTATGTCAAGCTCGAAAGTCATCGTAGCCATTAACAAAGATCCAGAAGCTCCAATCTTCCAGGTAGCAGACTACGGCATCGTAGGCGATCTGTTTGAAGTTGTGCCGCTTCTGACAGAAGAATTTAAGAAAGTGCTTGTACAGGCATAA
- the uvrC gene encoding excinuclease ABC subunit UvrC: MNTIKEKLALLPDKPGCYLMKNTEGIVIYVGKAKVLKNRVRSYFTGSHDGKTQRLVQEIVDFEYIVTSSPMEALLLECNLIKQYDPRYNVLLKDDKTYPYIKITNELHPRLEITRKVLKDGAKYFGPYPNAGAAQETKKLLDRLYPFRKCKHIPKQVCLYYHMGQCLAPCEYELDMAQYSEMIEQITRFLNGNYTEIRSQLQRQMEQAAENLEFERARDLRDQIHYIDAILEKQKVTFADNVDRDAWGYHTDKGWMSIQVFHIRQGKMIERNVASFPYYGEEHEGFISYVVQFYFEEHVRPKEVLLPSAEGSEGLEEWLGSKLLVPQRGPKKQLVDMANENACIALNEKFALMARDEARTVQAVEKLGEAIGIGYPKRIEAFDNSNIQGIDPVSAMIVFTDGKPDKKEYRKYKVKTVVGPDDYGSMKEVIRRRYTRVLKENLQMPDLIVVDGGKGQISAAIDVLENELGLYIPVCGLAKDDRHRTSQLLVGDPPLPVELKRDSNEFYLLQRIQDEVHRFAITFHRTTRGKTMFKSQLDDIPGIGDKRKKLLLKHFGSVKKMKEASLDEYRGLGIGDKLARTILAHLCGTLNAEEGTVDK; this comes from the coding sequence ATGAACACAATCAAAGAAAAATTAGCGCTCCTGCCCGACAAGCCTGGCTGTTATCTCATGAAAAACACTGAGGGCATCGTGATTTATGTCGGGAAAGCGAAAGTATTAAAAAACCGTGTCCGCTCATATTTTACTGGCAGTCATGACGGCAAGACACAGCGTCTTGTGCAGGAGATTGTCGATTTTGAATATATTGTCACTTCATCCCCGATGGAAGCGCTTTTGCTTGAGTGCAATCTGATCAAGCAGTATGATCCACGCTATAATGTTCTGCTTAAGGATGACAAAACGTATCCGTATATTAAGATTACCAACGAGCTCCATCCGCGCTTAGAGATTACGCGTAAGGTACTGAAAGACGGCGCGAAGTATTTTGGTCCGTATCCGAACGCCGGAGCTGCACAGGAGACGAAGAAGCTGTTAGACCGGCTGTATCCGTTTCGTAAATGCAAGCATATTCCAAAGCAGGTGTGCCTGTATTACCATATGGGCCAGTGTCTTGCGCCATGCGAGTATGAACTTGATATGGCACAGTACAGCGAGATGATTGAACAGATCACCCGGTTTTTGAATGGGAATTACACCGAGATCAGGAGCCAGCTACAGCGGCAAATGGAGCAGGCAGCTGAGAATTTGGAATTTGAGCGTGCGCGCGATCTGCGGGATCAGATTCACTATATTGATGCCATTCTTGAGAAACAGAAGGTGACATTTGCGGATAACGTAGACCGTGACGCCTGGGGATACCATACGGATAAAGGCTGGATGAGCATACAGGTATTCCATATTCGCCAGGGCAAGATGATTGAGCGTAATGTCGCGTCTTTTCCGTATTACGGAGAGGAGCATGAGGGCTTTATCTCGTATGTTGTGCAGTTTTACTTTGAAGAACATGTACGCCCGAAAGAAGTACTCTTGCCATCAGCAGAAGGAAGCGAGGGGCTGGAAGAATGGCTGGGATCGAAGCTTTTGGTGCCGCAGCGCGGTCCAAAAAAGCAGTTGGTTGATATGGCAAATGAGAATGCCTGTATTGCGCTAAACGAGAAATTTGCGCTGATGGCGCGTGATGAGGCGCGTACCGTGCAGGCGGTAGAGAAGCTCGGAGAAGCGATTGGCATTGGATATCCGAAGCGGATCGAAGCTTTTGATAACTCTAATATTCAGGGGATCGATCCGGTTTCTGCGATGATTGTATTCACGGATGGGAAGCCGGATAAAAAAGAATACCGCAAGTACAAGGTCAAAACAGTCGTGGGCCCGGATGATTACGGATCAATGAAAGAAGTTATCCGCCGTCGTTATACACGTGTCCTTAAAGAAAATTTGCAGATGCCTGACCTGATTGTAGTCGATGGTGGTAAGGGGCAGATCTCAGCTGCTATCGATGTGCTCGAAAATGAACTCGGCCTCTATATTCCAGTATGCGGACTTGCCAAAGATGATCGCCACCGCACGTCCCAGTTGCTTGTCGGAGACCCACCGCTTCCGGTAGAGTTAAAACGGGACAGCAACGAGTTCTATCTATTACAGCGCATCCAGGATGAAGTTCACCGCTTTGCGATTACATTTCATCGTACTACACGTGGTAAGACCATGTTTAAGTCGCAGCTCGATGATATTCCGGGTATCGGGGACAAGCGTAAGAAACTGTTGCTGAAGCATTTTGGCTCTGTCAAAAAGATGAAAGAAGCAAGTCTTGATGAGTACCGGGGACTTGGAATTGGTGATAAGCTGGCTCGTACGATTCTTGCTCATCTGTGTGGAACGTTGAACGCAGAAGAGGGGACTGTAGACAAATAA
- a CDS encoding anion permease: MIAVGIMVWLVGPPAGVKPEAWHLLAIFVATIIGFIMKPMPMGSLSILAITTTVITGILPLKVALSGFSNSTIWIIVCAIIISRGVTKTGLGARVAYIFVKKFGKKTLGLSYALAFTDFALSPAMPSNSARAGGVIFPIIHSLSDSFGSKPEEGTERKIGSFLTLTAFQVNVITSAMFMTAMAANPLAVSQAKEAGVSITWGSWALAAIVPGLISLLVIPWFIYKIYPPEIKETPDAAQFATDQLKKMGPMSNVEKRMLFVFGTVLLLWIFGERIGIDATTTAIVGVSLLLLTQVLSWGDVTGEKMAWDTLVWFAALVMMATQLNQLGLIPWFSKTMGNQVAGMSATTAFLVLILAYFYSHYLFASATAHVSAMYAAFLTVAITTGTPGVLAALILGFFSNLFGSMTHYGFGPAPILFGPGYVSEGKWWSIGFMISIINIIIWLGIGLAWWKVIGLW; this comes from the coding sequence ATGATAGCAGTGGGGATAATGGTATGGCTTGTAGGGCCGCCAGCAGGGGTGAAACCGGAGGCATGGCATCTACTAGCGATTTTTGTAGCGACAATTATAGGGTTTATTATGAAGCCAATGCCGATGGGAAGTCTTTCGATTCTGGCGATTACGACTACCGTCATTACCGGAATACTGCCCTTGAAAGTGGCACTGTCTGGATTTAGCAACAGCACCATCTGGATTATCGTATGCGCCATTATTATTTCACGAGGCGTTACGAAAACGGGATTAGGTGCTCGGGTTGCTTATATATTCGTAAAGAAGTTCGGGAAGAAGACGCTAGGTTTGTCGTATGCGCTGGCATTCACAGATTTTGCGCTTTCTCCGGCTATGCCAAGTAATTCAGCCCGTGCTGGCGGCGTGATTTTTCCGATTATCCATTCCCTATCCGATTCCTTCGGCTCCAAACCGGAAGAAGGAACAGAAAGAAAGATTGGCTCGTTCTTAACGCTAACGGCGTTTCAGGTCAATGTGATTACATCTGCTATGTTCATGACGGCAATGGCAGCAAATCCTCTTGCTGTATCACAAGCAAAAGAGGCCGGAGTGTCCATTACATGGGGAAGTTGGGCGTTGGCTGCAATTGTCCCGGGACTTATAAGTCTGCTGGTCATTCCCTGGTTTATCTATAAAATATATCCACCTGAGATTAAAGAAACACCTGATGCTGCGCAATTTGCAACGGATCAATTGAAGAAGATGGGTCCTATGAGCAATGTGGAAAAGCGGATGCTGTTTGTGTTTGGTACGGTGCTGCTATTGTGGATTTTTGGTGAACGAATTGGAATTGACGCCACTACAACTGCGATTGTCGGGGTCTCGCTGCTTTTGCTGACACAGGTATTAAGCTGGGGAGATGTCACGGGAGAAAAAATGGCATGGGATACACTTGTATGGTTTGCCGCACTTGTCATGATGGCCACGCAATTAAATCAACTCGGCCTGATCCCATGGTTTAGTAAGACTATGGGAAATCAAGTAGCTGGCATGTCGGCAACGACAGCCTTTCTTGTCCTTATTCTTGCGTATTTCTACAGCCATTATCTGTTTGCAAGTGCAACGGCTCACGTTAGTGCGATGTATGCCGCCTTTCTTACGGTCGCGATTACAACCGGTACCCCTGGAGTACTAGCAGCTTTAATTCTTGGCTTCTTTAGTAATTTATTTGGTTCGATGACGCACTACGGATTCGGACCCGCTCCAATTTTATTCGGTCCGGGGTATGTATCCGAGGGGAAATGGTGGTCCATTGGCTTTATGATCTCCATTATTAATATTATCATCTGGCTTGGAATTGGTCTTGCTTGGTGGAAGGTAATTGGTTTGTGGTAA
- the trxA gene encoding thioredoxin, translated as MAIVNVTDNTFQTEVESGGAVLVDFWAPWCGPCKMIAPVLEEIDSEIGGKVKIAKVNVDDNPESAQRFGVMSIPTLMLVKDGQVVDKIIGFQPKDNLLNAINKHL; from the coding sequence ATGGCAATCGTAAATGTAACCGACAATACGTTTCAAACAGAAGTAGAAAGTGGCGGCGCAGTCCTTGTTGATTTCTGGGCACCATGGTGCGGACCTTGCAAAATGATCGCTCCAGTACTTGAAGAAATCGATAGCGAGATCGGCGGTAAAGTTAAAATCGCAAAAGTAAACGTAGATGACAACCCAGAATCTGCGCAGCGCTTTGGCGTAATGAGCATCCCAACACTCATGCTCGTAAAAGACGGTCAAGTTGTTGATAAAATCATCGGCTTCCAACCAAAAGACAACCTGCTTAACGCAATCAACAAACACCTGTAA